GAATTGCGCGTTGCTCCCGATCCTCTGGGGCATGGGCTACCACGGTCTAGCCCTCTCCTGGATCGTGGATCTGCACCCGCTGACCTGGATGGGGATTCCCTGGCTGGGCAGCGTGGCGATCGCCCTCTTCGCCTGGGTGTTCATTACCCTCTGGGGCGCAGCCATCCCCCTAGTCTGGAGTTTGGGTTTTTCCCTTGCCGCTCGCTTGTTTCGCCCCACGCTCCCATCCGCCCACCCGCCTACCCGCCCACTTTTCCTGATTCTGACTGGAACTGCCCTCTGGTGCGCCACCGAAACCCTCTGGAGCCATAGCCCGCTCTACTGGACCTCCCTAGCGCTGACCCAAAGCCCCCACAACCTGCCAATTTTGCATCTGGGGCAACTGTCTGGCCCGACAGCGGTGACGGCGGCGATCGTGGCGGTGAACGGGCTGCTGGCAGAAAGCTTTTTGGCGTGGCGCACTCGTCCGCAGCGTGTGTCGGCAGAACCGGAGCGCAATTCGCAAAGCGCCCCCAACGGGAATCACCCGCCGCTTCCAGGTTCCCCATCAAGCGCGAGTCGGTATCTAGCGCTGGCGCTGGCGCTGCTGGCGACGACGCATCTGGGCGGCTGGGTGCTGCTGCGGCAACCGCTGGCAGATCAGGACAACCAAGCGCTGACGGTGGGGCTGGTGCAGGGCAATGTGCCAACGCGGATCAAGCTGTTTGAAACGGGCGAACGGCTGGCGCTAGAACGCTATACCCAGGGCTACAACGCGCTGGCGGATGCAGGCGTAGATCTGGTGGTGATGCCGGAGGGGGCGTTTCCCTGGGTGTGGGTGGGCACGGCGCAGCAGGCGCGACATCCCCTCTACCAGGCAGTGCTGGCGCGGGGCGTTCCGGCGATTGTCGGCACGGTCGGCTGGCAAGAACGCCGCATGACTCAAAGCCTGTTTGCCCTCGCTCCCAATGGCGAGATTGCCGGACACTACGACAAAGTGAAGCTAGTGCCCCTGGGCGAATACATTCCCTTTGAGGAGGTGCTGGGGCGCGTAGTGGGGCGGCTGTCGCTCATCCAGGGTTCGATGCATCCAGGGCACTTGGAGCAGCGGTTTGATACACCAGTGGGACGGGCGATCGCCGCCATTTGCTATGAATCTGCCTTCAGCTACTTATTTCGGCAGCAGGCGGCGGCGGGCGGCGAGTTTATCCTGACTGCCTCCAACAACGACCCCTACCCCCGCCGCATGATGCTGCAACACAAGGCCCAGGACGTGATGCGGGCGATTGAGAGCGATCGCTGGGCTGTGCGCGTCACCAACACGGGCCTGTCTGGCATCGTCAACCCGCACGGAGAAACGGTCTGGCTGTCGGGGGATCAAACGCTGGAAACCCACGCTGCCTCGATCTATCGCCGCCGGAGCAAAACGCCCTACGTCCGCTGGGGCGACTGGCTGCTGGTGCTGTTGGCAGGGCTGAGCGTGATTCGTGAAGCGATCCCTACGGGAATTCCTCTTATTGCTTCTTGGCTTCGTAGGTCACGAAATTCCCCAAAACCCCCACCGTCTTGAAGCGATAGGCCGGCAGCAGTTGCGGCGGCAAAAAGGAGCGAATCTCCGCAGGCAGCAGCCGATGGGCAGACAGGTTCGTTTGATAGAGGCTCAGCACGCCATAGTTAGAGCGCTGCGTATTGTCGGAAATGATTTCCCGCAAATCGCCCTGGTTGTCTTCTACCAGATCCGCACAAAGGTCTTCCAGGTCGATGCCCAACACATCGGGCGCATCGGGACATACTTCCTGATTCAAATACTCGGATAGACGAGCGGTGGCATATTCATCGTAGGCCGCCTCACCCGGATTCGTCGCCGCCATGCCAATGCCCGCAGCAGCGATCGCCAGCCCGATCCAAATTCCAATCGATCCGCGCTTCATACGCTCCGTTACCCATGCGTGCCAATGCATTCCAGACCTATTTCGCTAGCCTAGCGTAGATCCCCGACTGATGCCTGTCGTCCCCATTCCAAGGATTTCAATCCCACAGGGCGATCGCGCTGATGCCCCCACCGGGCAATTACAATTGGGCAATGACCATAGGGACGCTTGCGAGGGGCAGAGAGTTTCTAGACAGTGTTTTAGACAGTGCTTTAAAGCTTTCTGGGTCGTTGATTGCCTCGAGTCGATTCCCTTGCACCCCCCTCAACAAACAGAAACGCAATTGAGGGAAGGAGCTACGCGCTTCATCCTCAGTATCAACGATTCTCCCAGGTAGCGACGAAGGAAGCTGCCGGAAGCTTGTAGACGCTTGATTAGCAATCCAAAATCCAAAATCTCCAAAATCCAAAATCGCCCACCCTCTTCCCCCAACATGGTCATCTCCCGTTTCCAACGACTGCGCCAATACCTCCGCCCCCACTGGCGACTGGCCGCAGGCGGCATTCTGGCGCTGCTCCTGGTGAATGGCATCGGGGTCTATATTCCGCTGCTGCTGCGGTCGGGCATTGACGAGCTTCAGCAAACCTTCAGCTTTGGCCGGGTGACGTTCTACGCAGGGTGGATTTTTGCCCTGGCATCAGTGATGTGGGGAATGCGGATTTTGTCGCGCATCTGGCTATTTGGCGTGGGGCGGCTGGTGGAATTTGACCTAAAGCAGCGGATTTTTAGCCACCTGCTGATGATGGAGCCGGCCTATTTTGCTGAAAATACAGTCGGCGATTTGATCAGCCGGGCCACTAGCGACGTGGACAATATTCGGCGGCTGCTGGGGTTTGCCGTGCTGAGCTTAGCGAATACCATCTTTGCCTACACGCTGACGCTGCCTGTGATGCTGAGCATTGACGTGCGGCTGACGGTGGTGGCGATCGCCATTTACCCGCTGATGTTTTTCCTGGTGCATCTGTTTAGCGATCGCCTGCGAAACCAGCAGCTTCAGGTGCAGCAGCGCACCTCTGACCTCAGCGATCTAATCCAAGAAGACATCAGCGGCATTGCCCTGATCAAAATCTATGCCCAAGAAGAAAACGAGCGCCAGGCTTTTGCCGAGCGCAACCAAAACTTGCTGAAGGCAAACCTGGCCCTGGCCCGCACCCGCACGACGCTGTTTCCCCTGCTGGGCGGCTTGGCGAGTATTAGCCTCTTGGTGCTGCTGGCGCTGGGGGCGGGCGAAATTGCCAGTGGGCGCATCAGCATTGGCGATTTTTTGGCGATGCTGCTGTATGTCGAGCGGCTGGTGTTTCCCACGGCGCTGCTGGGCTTCACAATCACGGCCTACCAGCGCGGCGAGGTCAGCATCGACCGGGTGGAATACATTCTGGCGGAGCAGCCCAAAATCGACGATGCGCCCGACGCGATTCATCTGCCCCGGTCGGAGGTGCAGGGCTGGCTTTGTGCCGACCATCTCAGCTATACCTATCCGGGTGCAGTTCGGCCCGCGCTGGATGGGGTGAGCTTCAAGATTCAGCCGGGTGAAACGGTGGCAATCGTCGGCCCCATCGGCTCTGGCAAATCCACCCTGGCAAACGCCCTGCCCCGCCTGCTGGACATTGCGCCAGGACAGGTGTATCTCGACGGCTACGACATTACGCAAATTCGACTGCGAGACCTGCGGGGGGCGATCGCCTACGTGCCCCAGGAGAGCTTCCTGTTCAGCACGACGATTAAAAACAATATTCGCTATGGCGACCCCAAAGCCGAGCAGGACGAGGTAGAGGCCTCCGCCAAGCAGTCGCAGATTCATCCAGAAATTCTCAACTTTCCGCAGCAGTATAAAACCATCGTTGGCGAACGCGGCATCACGCTCTCTGGCGGACAGCGACAGCGCACAGCCCTAGCCCGCGCTCTGCTGATCGATGCGCCCGTACTGATTTTGGACGATGCGCTCTCCAGCGTGGACAACCAGACCGCGACGGAAATCCTCACCAACCTGCGAGAAGGAACTCAGCGGAAGACGGTGCTGTTCATCACGCACCAGCTCTCGGCTGCCGCCCTAAGCGATCGCATCTTGGTCATGGATGGCGGGCGCATTGTGCAAGCGGGACACCATGCCGAACTCCTATCGCAACCGGGTCTATATCAGACGCTCTGGGAACAGCAAAAGCTGGAAGAAATTCTTCAATGAAATTCTTCGATAGCGCGTCCATCAGAGCGTTCGCAGAGAATTGCAAAGGAGTTTACAATCATTAATACTTGTTAATGTATTGCCCCTTGCCTCTAGAACTCCCCATGCTGAGCGAACTGCTGCCGTTCCGACTGGCGATTGACTCGACCACCGTTGCAGGCGTTGGGCTGTGGGCGCTGGCGCTATACCTCGGCTTTTCGCCCCTAAGCGACTGGGTGATGGATCAGATTAGCCGCTGGCTGAACTTCGCCGAGCGATCGCTCTACACCTCACAAGCCGAGTTTGAGCGCACCCGCGCCGCCCGCGAAGCCCAAAACAGCTTCTATGCCTCGCTGCTCAGCGTGATTCCCTTTGTGATTGCTGGTGCGGGACTGAACTATCTAAGTGACGTAAGCCTGGGGCGCAGTTGGTCGGTCAGCATGGGTATTTTGTCTGTCATTGGCGCGGCAGTGTACGAACTGGGGCGGCGCGACGGCCAGGCCTCGGACGAGGAGTAGGATTTGCATCGTAGCCTGAACGCTCTGATTTCGGACGCTCTGATTTCAGACGCTTTGCGTGATGCCAGACTCTTGCACTACGCTTGACTTGAACCCAGTGCGATCGCCCTTCAGAAGATTCTCAGCATCTTACCTGTCTCCGCTCAGGGAGACATTAGGCTGGCTGCAGCTTGGCGGTTCATGCTTAAGCCGACACCTCGCTGGCTCTTGCGGCCCCTACCGGAGCGATCGCCAATCCTCAAGCCCAGACCTGCATCTCCACTCAAATTGAAATTGCTTGTTGAAATTGCTTGAAATTGCCCAACAGTAGGTGTCTGTTCTGGACACAGGTGTGTTCAAAGCAGTCGGATATGATTTGGTGCCGTATGGCAAACGTCACTATCGGCTACGTCACGCTGGGACAATAGTCCGGCTTTCCACGGCTACATCTACTACTGTCTGCTCAGCACAGGGCGATCGCGCATCTAGTGATCCATCGCACTGTGCAACTTTCTATTCGTAAGGGAGTCTCATCCAGCAGCGTGTTTAAGCATTCTAGGGTTTCACCACGATTTGCTGGGTCGCTTGAATTGGCTGTCCGTTATGCATCAGCGCTTCGTGCCCGTTTGCGTTCAAGCTGACGGTAATTTCGTGGGTTCCAGGGGCGAGGCTTTCCAGGTAATACCAGTTTCCATACAGGCGGGTTATCTTCACCCC
The Thermoleptolyngbya sichuanensis A183 DNA segment above includes these coding regions:
- a CDS encoding ABC transporter ATP-binding protein; this translates as MVISRFQRLRQYLRPHWRLAAGGILALLLVNGIGVYIPLLLRSGIDELQQTFSFGRVTFYAGWIFALASVMWGMRILSRIWLFGVGRLVEFDLKQRIFSHLLMMEPAYFAENTVGDLISRATSDVDNIRRLLGFAVLSLANTIFAYTLTLPVMLSIDVRLTVVAIAIYPLMFFLVHLFSDRLRNQQLQVQQRTSDLSDLIQEDISGIALIKIYAQEENERQAFAERNQNLLKANLALARTRTTLFPLLGGLASISLLVLLALGAGEIASGRISIGDFLAMLLYVERLVFPTALLGFTITAYQRGEVSIDRVEYILAEQPKIDDAPDAIHLPRSEVQGWLCADHLSYTYPGAVRPALDGVSFKIQPGETVAIVGPIGSGKSTLANALPRLLDIAPGQVYLDGYDITQIRLRDLRGAIAYVPQESFLFSTTIKNNIRYGDPKAEQDEVEASAKQSQIHPEILNFPQQYKTIVGERGITLSGGQRQRTALARALLIDAPVLILDDALSSVDNQTATEILTNLREGTQRKTVLFITHQLSAAALSDRILVMDGGRIVQAGHHAELLSQPGLYQTLWEQQKLEEILQ
- the lnt gene encoding apolipoprotein N-acyltransferase codes for the protein MPTLLKLFGNIRKPLTQALTQPLTQPRPRRIWGLVALLGGLTMGCTVAPANAWWLAWVALAPLWVIVRRNSGWGDRASSSDSPQSPLITRTFRWGDSRQDFFANCALLPILWGMGYHGLALSWIVDLHPLTWMGIPWLGSVAIALFAWVFITLWGAAIPLVWSLGFSLAARLFRPTLPSAHPPTRPLFLILTGTALWCATETLWSHSPLYWTSLALTQSPHNLPILHLGQLSGPTAVTAAIVAVNGLLAESFLAWRTRPQRVSAEPERNSQSAPNGNHPPLPGSPSSASRYLALALALLATTHLGGWVLLRQPLADQDNQALTVGLVQGNVPTRIKLFETGERLALERYTQGYNALADAGVDLVVMPEGAFPWVWVGTAQQARHPLYQAVLARGVPAIVGTVGWQERRMTQSLFALAPNGEIAGHYDKVKLVPLGEYIPFEEVLGRVVGRLSLIQGSMHPGHLEQRFDTPVGRAIAAICYESAFSYLFRQQAAAGGEFILTASNNDPYPRRMMLQHKAQDVMRAIESDRWAVRVTNTGLSGIVNPHGETVWLSGDQTLETHAASIYRRRSKTPYVRWGDWLLVLLAGLSVIREAIPTGIPLIASWLRRSRNSPKPPPS
- a CDS encoding DUF4359 domain-containing protein, whose product is MKRGSIGIWIGLAIAAAGIGMAATNPGEAAYDEYATARLSEYLNQEVCPDAPDVLGIDLEDLCADLVEDNQGDLREIISDNTQRSNYGVLSLYQTNLSAHRLLPAEIRSFLPPQLLPAYRFKTVGVLGNFVTYEAKKQ